From a region of the Acidimicrobiia bacterium genome:
- a CDS encoding cation:proton antiporter yields the protein MYLAQLVHVESPKGPALPFLVLFVVIVAGPLIIERFRIPGILGLLVGGLLIGPHGLGVVGSGNTTVPDLGQLGLLYLMFVAGLELDLRMVNAHRNATLVYAAFTFSLPMLGGTLAGFTIGFKASAALLLGSLLASHTLVVYPMIREMGRGDDPAVATGVGATVVTDTLTLIVLAAVSGVTVGHAGAFDIASQVVIGLVVVAVGCFVVLPRIAREFLGRFGTARPSRYVFALVAMLGAATLAGAFGIEGIVGAFFAGLALNRLVPNEGDLMERIEFFGGAVFVPVFLVSVGLIINPAVMADVETLRLAGIFIATCFGGKLLAAVLTRPLLRYRWAEVGVLFSLTIPQAAATLAATIVGYDIGLFGTKVVNAVLVLIAASLVLSATITPIFTRRLAVSTPGAGRLGRRVLLVIDAHRPLRRGVAKLAQRLAASDDGIVVPVVVATDHDQPDDAASGSIDAMLVLLGIDRPVEVYVDTNELDGIRHAARSFRCTSVVVDDPDG from the coding sequence ATGTACCTGGCGCAGCTCGTCCACGTGGAGTCGCCGAAGGGCCCGGCGCTGCCGTTCCTCGTCCTCTTCGTCGTCATCGTCGCCGGCCCGCTCATCATCGAGCGGTTCCGCATCCCGGGCATCCTCGGGCTGCTCGTCGGCGGCCTGCTGATCGGGCCGCACGGCCTCGGCGTCGTCGGCAGCGGCAACACGACCGTCCCCGACCTCGGTCAGCTCGGGCTGCTGTACCTCATGTTCGTCGCGGGTCTCGAGCTCGACCTGCGCATGGTCAACGCGCATCGCAACGCGACGCTGGTCTACGCGGCGTTCACGTTCAGCCTGCCGATGCTCGGCGGCACGCTGGCCGGGTTCACCATCGGGTTCAAGGCCAGCGCCGCGCTGCTCCTCGGGTCGTTGCTCGCGTCGCACACGCTCGTCGTCTACCCGATGATCCGCGAGATGGGCCGCGGCGACGACCCTGCGGTTGCGACCGGGGTCGGCGCGACCGTCGTCACCGACACGCTCACCCTGATCGTGCTCGCCGCGGTGTCGGGGGTGACGGTCGGGCACGCGGGGGCGTTCGACATCGCGTCGCAGGTCGTCATCGGGCTCGTCGTGGTCGCGGTCGGCTGCTTCGTCGTGCTCCCGCGCATCGCGCGCGAGTTCCTCGGTCGGTTCGGCACCGCGCGGCCCAGTCGGTACGTGTTCGCGCTCGTCGCGATGCTCGGCGCGGCGACGCTCGCCGGGGCCTTCGGCATCGAGGGCATCGTCGGCGCGTTCTTCGCCGGCCTCGCGCTCAACCGGCTCGTCCCGAACGAGGGCGACCTGATGGAGCGGATCGAGTTCTTCGGCGGCGCGGTGTTCGTGCCCGTGTTCCTCGTGTCGGTCGGCCTCATCATCAACCCGGCCGTGATGGCCGACGTCGAGACGCTCCGGCTCGCGGGCATCTTCATCGCCACGTGCTTCGGCGGGAAGCTCCTCGCCGCGGTGCTGACACGCCCACTGCTGCGGTACCGCTGGGCCGAGGTCGGTGTGCTGTTCTCGCTGACGATCCCGCAGGCCGCGGCGACGCTCGCGGCCACGATCGTCGGCTACGACATCGGGTTGTTCGGCACGAAGGTCGTGAACGCGGTACTCGTGCTCATCGCCGCGAGCCTCGTGCTCTCGGCGACGATCACACCGATCTTCACGCGCCGGCTCGCCGTGTCGACACCCGGCGCGGGACGGCTCGGCCGGCGCGTGCTGCTCGTCATCGACGCGCACCGTCCGCTTCGTCGCGGCGTCGCCAAGCTCGCGCAACGGCTGGCGGCGAGCGACGACGGGATCGTCGTGCCGGTGGTGGTCGCAACGGACCACGACCAGCCGGACGACGCTGCGTCGGGCTCGATCGACGCCATGCTCGTGCTGCTCGGGATCGACCGCCCGGTCGAGGTGTACGTCGACACGAACGAGCTCGACGGGATCCGGCACGCGGCGCGCTCGTTCCGGTGCACGTCGGTCGTCGTCGACGACCCGGACGGCA
- a CDS encoding ABC transporter substrate-binding protein codes for MGYADTPRRPGWRVALLRSAAGALVLAVGLAACGMNVNAAGNFKPRHPGALTVATGEIPLAGMWTGTAKHPTGGFEYELAKALAKRFGLERVDVVVIPFNRLVRGDMGSADLVLSDMTATSQRAQYLDFTDPYLAATPAVVVRSGRDVPDLKTAQGLSWAVGESTTLHDFLDDTIHPSGAVVLTSSLAQTVAAIEDGRVDAGLVDLPVAAAVARESGGKLSVAGQFEANDDVSAALPNKSPNVDPVSSALRALVADGTVASLAHHWLGLTVKGTVAVHVPLIRTEST; via the coding sequence GTGGGCTATGCGGACACGCCGCGGAGACCCGGATGGCGCGTCGCTTTGCTGCGCTCCGCGGCGGGCGCGCTGGTCCTCGCGGTCGGCCTCGCCGCGTGCGGCATGAACGTCAACGCGGCCGGCAACTTCAAGCCCCGGCATCCCGGCGCCTTGACCGTCGCCACGGGCGAGATCCCGCTGGCCGGGATGTGGACGGGCACGGCGAAGCACCCGACGGGTGGCTTCGAGTACGAGCTGGCGAAGGCGCTCGCCAAGCGGTTCGGGCTCGAGCGCGTCGACGTCGTCGTCATCCCGTTCAACCGTCTCGTACGCGGCGACATGGGCAGTGCGGACCTCGTGCTGTCGGACATGACCGCGACGTCGCAGCGCGCGCAGTACCTCGACTTCACGGACCCGTACCTCGCCGCGACACCGGCGGTCGTCGTGCGCAGCGGTCGCGACGTCCCCGACCTGAAGACTGCACAGGGGCTGTCGTGGGCCGTCGGCGAGTCGACGACCCTGCACGACTTCCTCGACGACACGATCCACCCGTCCGGCGCGGTCGTGCTCACGTCCTCGCTCGCGCAGACGGTCGCCGCGATCGAGGACGGCCGCGTCGACGCCGGGCTCGTCGATCTCCCCGTCGCGGCCGCGGTCGCGCGCGAATCCGGCGGGAAGCTCTCGGTCGCCGGGCAATTCGAGGCGAACGACGATGTGTCGGCCGCGCTCCCGAACAAGTCGCCCAACGTCGATCCGGTGTCCTCGGCGTTGCGCGCGCTCGTCGCCGACGGCACCGTGGCGTCGCTGGCCCACCACTGGCTCGGGCTCACCGTGAAGGGCACGGTCGCGGTGCACGTCCCACTCATCCGGACCGAGAGCACCTGA
- a CDS encoding adenylate/guanylate cyclase domain-containing protein, translating to MSGEFPDIRYADADGVSIAYAVSGDGPVDLVRVPDVMSGILVGLVDPWVAAFNERLARFSRLVRLDRRGLGLSDPLLSGAVPPLEQQVDDVLAVMDALGIERAALHGGGDGGQVAILVAATHPERVDALVLNSAFARAFRSRGYPYGSDRESRARIGDRMRADWGDLERPWGIATFAAHRQDEPGLSQLLARRQQVSASPGAASAVFLHEGNDVRDVLPLVQAPTLVLSPAGGHPRMETLQLLDHARYLVDHIPDARLATFAGVDAYLDTDTEERVALIEEFLTGTRPAPPSDRVLATVLFTDIVGSTVRAARTGDDAWRFELDRHDAMVRHALTRFRGRAVKATGDGVFAVFDGPARAVRCAETIVERARVLGLDVRAGVHTGECETRGDDYAGIAVHIGARVCELAHPGEVLATSTVRDLTVGSGIEFVERSAGALRGVPGEWTIFTVKG from the coding sequence ATGAGCGGCGAGTTCCCGGACATCCGGTATGCGGACGCGGACGGCGTGTCGATCGCGTACGCCGTCAGTGGCGACGGGCCCGTCGACCTCGTGCGCGTACCGGACGTGATGAGCGGCATCCTCGTGGGCCTCGTCGACCCGTGGGTGGCGGCGTTCAACGAGCGTCTCGCGCGCTTCTCGCGGCTCGTGCGCCTCGACCGCCGCGGGCTCGGGCTGTCGGATCCGTTGCTCTCGGGCGCCGTCCCGCCACTCGAGCAGCAGGTGGACGACGTGCTCGCGGTGATGGACGCGCTCGGCATCGAGCGTGCCGCGCTGCACGGCGGCGGGGACGGCGGCCAGGTCGCGATCCTGGTCGCCGCGACCCATCCGGAGCGTGTCGACGCGCTCGTGTTGAACAGCGCGTTCGCGCGCGCGTTCAGGTCGCGCGGCTACCCGTACGGCAGCGACCGCGAGTCTCGGGCCCGCATCGGTGATCGCATGCGCGCGGACTGGGGCGACCTGGAGCGCCCGTGGGGCATCGCGACGTTCGCCGCGCACCGTCAGGACGAGCCCGGCCTGTCGCAGCTGCTCGCACGGCGCCAGCAGGTGAGCGCGAGCCCGGGCGCGGCGTCGGCCGTGTTCCTCCACGAGGGGAACGACGTGCGCGACGTCCTGCCGCTCGTGCAGGCGCCGACGCTCGTCCTGTCACCCGCCGGCGGCCATCCCCGGATGGAGACGCTCCAGCTCCTCGACCACGCGCGCTATCTCGTCGACCACATCCCGGACGCGCGGCTCGCGACGTTCGCGGGCGTCGACGCGTACCTCGACACCGACACGGAGGAGCGCGTCGCGTTGATCGAGGAGTTCCTCACCGGCACTCGCCCCGCGCCGCCGAGTGACCGCGTCCTCGCCACGGTGTTGTTCACCGACATCGTCGGTTCCACGGTGCGCGCCGCGCGTACCGGGGACGACGCGTGGCGCTTCGAGCTGGACCGTCATGACGCGATGGTGCGTCACGCGCTCACCCGCTTTCGCGGCCGCGCCGTCAAGGCGACCGGTGACGGGGTGTTCGCGGTGTTCGACGGGCCTGCGCGCGCGGTGCGGTGCGCGGAGACGATCGTCGAGCGCGCGCGCGTCCTCGGTCTCGACGTGCGCGCCGGCGTGCACACGGGCGAGTGCGAGACCCGCGGTGACGACTACGCGGGGATCGCCGTCCACATCGGGGCGCGGGTGTGCGAGCTCGCGCACCCGGGCGAGGTGCTCGCGACGTCGACGGTGCGCGACCTGACGGTCGGCTCGGGCATCGAGTTCGTCGAGCGGTCCGCGGGCGCGCTCCGCGGGGTGCCGGGCGAGTGGACCATCTTCACGGTGAAGGGGTGA
- a CDS encoding metalloregulator ArsR/SmtB family transcription factor, which yields MATAFDVLVEPNRRRILDLLLEGERPVSELVDALAVSQPAVSKHLRVLRQAGLVEVRTDAQRRIYRVRPEPLRDVDEWLAPYRRLWAERLDALERHLDDMPDDREGDPR from the coding sequence GTGGCGACGGCGTTCGACGTGCTCGTGGAGCCGAACCGTCGGCGGATCCTCGACCTCCTCCTGGAGGGCGAGCGCCCGGTCAGCGAGCTCGTCGACGCGCTCGCGGTGAGCCAGCCGGCGGTGTCGAAGCACCTCCGGGTGCTGCGGCAGGCCGGGCTCGTCGAGGTCCGCACCGACGCCCAGCGCCGGATCTACCGGGTGCGGCCCGAACCGCTGCGCGACGTCGACGAGTGGCTCGCGCCGTACCGGCGCCTGTGGGCCGAGCGCCTCGACGCGCTCGAGCGTCACCTGGACGACATGCCCGACGACCGTGAGGGGGACCCGCGATGA
- a CDS encoding SRPBCC family protein, which produces MNETDYGELDRVGDSYVLRYTRRFAHSRAKVWRALTEPDHMAAWFPDEVHGQFAPGARLRFVDRAVGTVEFDGEMLVFDPPSVMELRWGEDVLRFELHEDGDGTVLVFTDTLAELGKAARDGAGWHVCLAALTRALDGTPDASPPDWRVVHDVYVARLGPDASTIGIPPEFLDAADGG; this is translated from the coding sequence ATGAACGAGACCGACTACGGCGAGCTCGACCGCGTTGGCGACAGCTACGTGCTGCGGTACACGCGACGGTTCGCGCACTCGCGCGCGAAGGTGTGGCGCGCGCTCACCGAGCCCGACCACATGGCGGCGTGGTTCCCCGACGAGGTGCACGGGCAGTTCGCACCGGGCGCGCGGTTGCGCTTCGTCGACCGCGCAGTCGGGACCGTCGAGTTCGACGGCGAGATGCTCGTGTTCGACCCGCCCTCGGTGATGGAGCTCCGCTGGGGCGAGGACGTGCTGCGCTTCGAGCTGCACGAGGACGGCGACGGCACCGTGCTCGTGTTCACCGACACGCTCGCCGAGCTGGGCAAGGCCGCGCGCGACGGCGCCGGCTGGCACGTCTGCCTCGCCGCTCTCACGCGCGCGCTCGACGGGACGCCCGACGCGTCGCCGCCCGACTGGCGCGTGGTCCACGACGTGTACGTCGCGCGGCTCGGTCCGGACGCGTCGACGATCGGCATCCCGCCCGAGTTCCTCGACGCGGCCGACGGCGGCTGA
- a CDS encoding pyridoxamine 5'-phosphate oxidase family protein, which translates to MVQRTRLTEIDPDECLRLLREESYVGRLAFVVDGRPLVLPVNYVADGSSVVFVTPSGTKLSALRDGAAVAFEIDQSRALYHTGWSVLVQGLAHEVTDEDEIARLQRGPLRSWAEPKAGHWVRITIDEISGRRVGD; encoded by the coding sequence ATGGTGCAGCGCACCCGTCTGACCGAGATCGATCCCGATGAGTGCCTGCGCCTGCTGCGTGAGGAGTCGTACGTCGGCCGGCTCGCGTTCGTCGTGGACGGGCGTCCGCTCGTCCTGCCCGTGAACTACGTGGCCGACGGTTCGTCGGTCGTCTTCGTGACGCCGTCCGGTACGAAGCTGAGCGCGCTCCGTGACGGTGCGGCCGTCGCGTTCGAGATCGACCAGAGCCGCGCGCTGTACCACACCGGGTGGAGCGTCCTCGTCCAGGGCCTCGCCCACGAGGTGACCGACGAGGACGAGATCGCGCGCCTGCAGCGCGGACCGCTGCGGTCGTGGGCCGAACCGAAGGCCGGCCACTGGGTGCGCATCACGATCGACGAGATCTCCGGCCGCCGCGTCGGGGACTGA